One Ureaplasma urealyticum serovar 8 str. ATCC 27618 genomic window carries:
- a CDS encoding TetR/AcrR family transcriptional regulator encodes MSTRTLKISKVKLKIVDALFNLLKTNAFDKIKISEIIEVANISRPSYYRNFDNKISIITYFIKNIYNWNVKNKLINAKVNKKFDEHGFIKFYEASLQTSLEFKDYFLILDKNNFSGLIVDLTTENGFYAIGNMSNNSIDKYIINHLTGFFCNIRMQWLKNGAKESVHDMAMFLVSILKDNVIEKLKKYNCHHDNDDEEW; translated from the coding sequence ATGTCTACACGAACGCTTAAAATTTCTAAAGTTAAATTAAAAATTGTTGATGCTTTGTTTAATTTACTAAAAACTAATGCTTTTGATAAGATTAAAATTTCAGAAATTATTGAAGTAGCAAATATCTCGCGTCCATCATACTATCGTAATTTTGATAACAAAATATCTATTATTACTTACTTTATTAAAAACATTTATAATTGAAATGTTAAAAATAAGTTAATAAATGCTAAAGTTAATAAAAAATTTGATGAACATGGCTTTATTAAGTTTTATGAAGCTTCATTACAAACTAGTTTAGAATTCAAAGATTATTTTTTAATTTTAGATAAAAACAACTTTAGTGGTTTAATTGTTGATTTAACAACTGAAAATGGTTTTTATGCGATTGGTAATATGTCAAATAATTCGATTGATAAATATATAATTAATCATTTAACAGGATTTTTTTGTAATATTCGAATGCAATGACTAAAAAATGGTGCTAAAGAATCTGTTCATGATATGGCAATGTTTTTAGTAAGCATTCTAAAAGATAATGTTATTGAAAAATTAAAAAAATATAATTGTCATCATGATAATGATGATGAAGAGTGATAA
- a CDS encoding DUF1266 domain-containing protein yields the protein MINKKKIINPNIAYFEQNIPNYQEHLVVWNDLYDKLILLTDKIIVDKNNKSIYQQTDKQTLDFSLCLSGLLSKTLGLNHKSSSLYLTSDDELAHRFKIKVLHNYFNLYNIEEFYAFMDNQIRLENAKNIARLSLIYDLKKHENILKNTTDTDLENIDLEFAFINFLRAKISINFAYAYDICETILLLRTGHDLRFLENEHFSNLIPVFGLQVIKYFSNWKEFLINYVMAVAYHNLDINNPQNVFLATQKFIDHLDELIVDYGLNKRDQWIKKIIPYEE from the coding sequence ATGATTAACAAGAAAAAAATAATTAATCCAAATATTGCATATTTTGAACAAAACATTCCTAATTATCAAGAACATTTAGTAGTTTGAAATGATTTATATGATAAATTAATTTTGTTAACCGATAAAATTATTGTTGATAAAAATAATAAAAGTATTTATCAACAAACTGATAAACAAACTTTAGATTTTAGTTTATGTTTATCTGGACTTTTATCTAAAACACTTGGTTTAAATCACAAATCATCTTCACTTTATTTAACAAGTGATGATGAATTAGCCCATCGTTTTAAAATCAAAGTTTTACACAATTATTTTAATTTATATAATATCGAAGAATTTTATGCGTTTATGGATAATCAAATTCGTTTAGAAAATGCTAAAAATATTGCACGCTTAAGTTTAATTTATGATTTAAAAAAACACGAAAATATTTTAAAAAATACAACAGATACTGATTTAGAAAATATTGATTTAGAATTTGCATTTATCAATTTTTTACGTGCCAAAATCTCAATTAATTTTGCTTATGCTTATGATATTTGCGAAACAATTTTATTATTACGAACAGGGCACGATTTACGTTTTTTAGAAAACGAACATTTTAGTAACCTTATTCCAGTTTTTGGCTTACAAGTAATTAAATATTTTAGTAATTGAAAAGAATTTTTAATTAATTATGTTATGGCTGTTGCATATCATAATTTAGATATTAACAATCCTCAAAACGTTTTTTTAGCAACCCAAAAATTTATTGATCATCTTGATGAATTAATTGTAGATTATGGTTTAAACAAACGTGATCAATGAATTAAAAAAATTATTCCTTATGAGGAGTAG
- the msrA gene encoding peptide-methionine (S)-S-oxide reductase MsrA, with product MVKSIWVAGGCFWGIQKYFDSIKGVRHTIVGYSQGNVINPSYEQVCTQTTNHTETVQVDYDDRFVSLTSILEHLYQIIDPFSLNKQGEDIGNQYRSGIYYVDHEDALIIKNFLLQKQNQTSKKIMIEVHKLHNFNIAEEYHQKYLDKNPNGYCHVNLSLSKKRFN from the coding sequence ATGGTTAAAAGTATTTGAGTTGCTGGTGGTTGTTTTTGAGGAATTCAAAAATACTTTGATAGTATTAAAGGTGTTAGACATACAATTGTAGGTTATAGTCAAGGTAATGTTATCAATCCAAGCTATGAACAAGTTTGCACTCAAACAACTAATCATACAGAAACTGTACAAGTTGATTATGATGATCGTTTTGTTAGTTTAACAAGTATTTTAGAACATCTTTATCAAATTATTGATCCTTTTAGTTTAAATAAACAAGGCGAAGATATTGGAAATCAATATCGTAGTGGTATCTATTATGTTGACCATGAAGATGCATTAATCATCAAAAATTTCTTGTTACAAAAACAAAATCAAACATCAAAAAAAATTATGATTGAAGTGCATAAACTACATAATTTCAATATTGCTGAAGAATATCATCAAAAATATTTAGATAAAAACCCTAATGGTTATTGCCATGTTAATTTATCATTAAGCAAAAAACGATTCAATTAA
- a CDS encoding glutathione peroxidase, whose amino-acid sequence MKLSDYPVLDIDKKLFDWSKIKNKLVLIVNVASKCGYAKQYEQLEYLYQKYKNKGFVIIAFPCRQFMFQEFDDNNKIKEFCTTKYNVSFPIMYLTNVIGSNISPLYKQLITEYPWSPKAKAVKWNFEKFFVKNDEVIGRFESKCEPNDLEEFIKNNL is encoded by the coding sequence ATGAAATTAAGTGATTATCCAGTATTAGATATCGACAAAAAACTATTTGATTGATCAAAAATTAAAAACAAACTAGTCTTAATTGTTAACGTAGCAAGTAAATGTGGGTATGCTAAACAATATGAACAATTAGAGTATTTATACCAAAAATATAAAAACAAAGGTTTTGTTATCATCGCTTTTCCTTGTCGTCAATTTATGTTTCAAGAGTTTGATGATAATAATAAAATAAAAGAATTTTGTACAACAAAATATAATGTAAGTTTTCCAATAATGTATTTAACCAATGTTATTGGTTCAAACATTTCTCCTTTGTATAAACAATTAATTACTGAATATCCATGAAGTCCAAAAGCAAAAGCAGTGAAATGAAATTTTGAAAAATTTTTCGTTAAAAACGATGAGGTTATTGGTCGTTTTGAATCAAAATGCGAACCAAATGATTTAGAAGAATTCATCAAAAATAACTTATAA